The genomic DNA CTTTCAAAGGCTTCTGAATCATTCACCGACACAACATTGATTGATAATCATATTGTCGCAGTAGTAAAGACTTCAAAACCACTTGCTAACAACAATAAAAAACAACTTTATGACTGGCTGAAAGTGAAAGTCAAATCTGACAGCCTTGAACTTATCGTCATACCATAGTAGTAGCATCATACGACATAAATAAGTGCTAAGCCTTCACGGGCTTGGCACTTATTTATATCTAAACCATCAAACCAATATAGAAGGAAATACCCCAAACGTATTGCGAATTTTATTTACATAAAATACATCTTGCTATACCTAAAATCAAAGAGAAAATAAGATTTTCAGTACACCAACAACGCATTGATTATCAGGCTACTACAGAACAGTATTTCAATAGGTGCCCTTTAAGCCTCCAAAAGGGCATCTTTTGAAGCCTTAAAGGGCATCTTTTGAAAGCTAATTAGGTGTCTTTTTGAAGCCAATTAAGCATCAAGTAAAGAATAAGCGGTAAAGAAAATAGACAAAGTAGAAAAAAAACAAAACAAACAAAGCTGACCCTCTCCCATCTCCTTTATCTCCTCCAGACGGGAATATGAACACAATGATTCCCCTACGCTGAATTAACCTACGTACATTTTAGCAATAGCAAAGCAATTACCTTATACCCCTAAAAGATTACATAGTCTTTCCTTAAAAGTCTTTTTTACAAAAATATCCCAATGTAACTTTTTGGTGATATAAATCTCTATCCCGGCTTGTCCGAGTGGCTTTCTGCAATCGGCTACACATTCCACCAGCGTGTCTTCAAACCACGACAAGTGCCAATGATTGTCGAGACTTTGGGCGAGCCGTGAGGTGAATGAGAATATTGTATGCAGTTAATTTGCGTGAATTTTTCACGGCATATATATATTTTTTTGTATATTTGCACCTATAAAATAACAGATACATTTAGATGCTATCTGTATTTTATCATTTATGATCATTTAAATTTGTACGTTATGTTACTCAGAGTAATAATAGAGAATTTCCTGTCTTTTGAAGATAAGGTTCAATTTGATATGTTCCCTAATATGAGAAAGGAGTCTCTCCCCAATCATATTACTATGGCTGCAGGATTACCAACACTAAGAATGGCTGCTATATATGGTGCCAATGGTGCTGGAAAATCCAATATGCTGAAA from Prevotella melaninogenica includes the following:
- a CDS encoding DUF4248 domain-containing protein, which produces MSEWLSAIGYTFHQRVFKPRQVPMIVETLGEP